In Natronoarchaeum philippinense, a single window of DNA contains:
- a CDS encoding type II secretion system F family protein: MLARLLYALARVSPVDVDGENRTRPTPGRSGGVRRRTDAGDAAASASANAAGEPGSETASVELRRALAFLDLPVGPATVVEAGYGAAVVAAVALTPTVLLAPPAFRPAAVLFVLVAALGAIHAVHRLPPVLAAARRALALGAAPSIVGRAVLRMRVTPTAESAAAFAAETGDGPLAESLASHASRAEGTARAGFDGFAAEWERWFPELGRAVTLLDAAATAGATERSRSLDRALRAVLDGTRDRMAGFAGSIREPATALYAFGVLLPLALIAVAPAARLAGVPISAPVLVVVYCGVLPGVVLVGACWLLLRRPVAFPPPPVDRSHPDVTGAWWRPLAVGLVGAVSGGAVAGSAIGGWAGALAGVGCGVGAGLAWWYRPIASVRDHVRAVEDGLPDALYLVGREVRNGAAVETAIERAGERLDGATGTMLADAAGRQRQLRIGVRASFLGDQGALADVPSPRARSTATLLALAAREGKPAGTAIVSMAGHLEELRSVEDEARRELATITGTLRSTATIFGPLVAGVTVALSDRMAALGDGAEAVPTAVLGPVVGAYALALAAILTALAIGLERGLDRALVGYRVGGAVLSATAIYLTAFVAAGLVV; the protein is encoded by the coding sequence ATGCTGGCGCGACTGCTGTACGCGCTCGCCCGTGTCTCGCCGGTCGACGTAGATGGGGAAAACAGGACACGTCCCACACCCGGCAGATCCGGTGGGGTGCGGCGTCGGACCGATGCCGGCGACGCCGCGGCGTCCGCGTCTGCCAACGCAGCAGGCGAGCCCGGCAGCGAAACCGCGAGCGTCGAACTCCGGCGGGCGCTCGCCTTTCTCGACCTGCCGGTCGGCCCCGCAACCGTCGTCGAAGCGGGGTACGGCGCCGCCGTGGTCGCAGCCGTCGCACTGACGCCGACAGTCTTGCTGGCGCCGCCGGCGTTCCGCCCCGCAGCCGTCCTGTTCGTGCTCGTCGCCGCGCTCGGGGCAATCCACGCCGTCCATCGCCTTCCGCCCGTGCTCGCCGCGGCCCGGCGCGCGCTGGCGCTGGGGGCCGCACCCAGCATCGTCGGCCGGGCGGTCCTCAGAATGCGGGTGACGCCGACCGCCGAGTCTGCCGCCGCGTTCGCCGCCGAGACGGGCGACGGACCGCTCGCCGAGAGCCTCGCCAGCCACGCCAGCCGGGCCGAGGGAACCGCACGCGCGGGCTTCGACGGCTTCGCCGCGGAGTGGGAGCGCTGGTTCCCGGAACTCGGGCGGGCGGTGACGCTGCTCGACGCCGCGGCGACGGCGGGCGCCACGGAGCGCTCCCGATCGCTCGATCGGGCGCTCCGGGCCGTGCTCGACGGGACGCGCGATCGGATGGCCGGCTTCGCCGGCTCGATCCGGGAGCCGGCGACCGCGCTGTACGCCTTCGGCGTCTTGCTCCCGCTGGCGTTGATCGCGGTCGCGCCCGCAGCACGCTTGGCCGGCGTACCGATCTCCGCGCCTGTGCTGGTGGTCGTCTACTGCGGCGTGCTCCCCGGCGTCGTGCTCGTAGGCGCGTGCTGGCTCTTGCTTCGGCGTCCCGTCGCGTTCCCGCCACCGCCGGTCGATCGCTCGCATCCAGACGTGACTGGGGCGTGGTGGCGACCCCTCGCCGTCGGCCTCGTAGGGGCTGTCAGCGGCGGCGCCGTCGCGGGAAGCGCCATCGGCGGCTGGGCAGGTGCGCTCGCCGGCGTCGGCTGTGGCGTCGGCGCGGGGCTGGCGTGGTGGTATCGACCCATTGCGTCAGTTCGAGACCACGTGCGTGCGGTCGAGGACGGACTGCCAGACGCCCTCTATCTCGTCGGACGCGAGGTACGAAACGGCGCCGCCGTCGAGACGGCGATCGAACGGGCTGGCGAGCGACTCGACGGCGCGACCGGCACGATGCTCGCCGACGCCGCCGGCCGCCAGCGCCAGCTTCGCATCGGCGTCCGGGCGTCGTTCCTCGGCGATCAGGGCGCGCTCGCGGACGTTCCCAGCCCGCGCGCCCGGAGCACGGCGACGCTGTTGGCGCTGGCCGCCCGCGAGGGGAAGCCGGCCGGGACCGCGATCGTCTCGATGGCCGGCCACCTCGAAGAGCTCCGGTCGGTCGAGGACGAGGCACGACGGGAGCTTGCGACGATCACCGGCACGCTCCGGAGCACGGCGACGATCTTCGGCCCGCTGGTCGCCGGCGTCACCGTGGCGCTGTCCGACCGGATGGCGGCGCTGGGCGACGGCGCCGAGGCCGTGCCGACCGCGGTGCTCGGCCCGGTCGTCGGCGCGTACGCGCTCGCGCTGGCGGCGATCCTGACCGCGCTGGCGATCGGCCTCGAACGGGGACTCGACCGCGCACTGGTCGGCTACCGCGTCGGCGGCGCCGTGCTGTCGGCGACCGCGATCTATCTGACGGCGTTCGTCGCCGCCGGGCTGGTGGTCTGA
- a CDS encoding ATPase, T2SS/T4P/T4SS family, with the protein MRKLLDRIRGGGDDGYCGCRPAFDGETLRVDAGDCAGAGKLAESEKCRATVVDALTERDAERVVTRTDGVERAYEDRAAALLVAAGRFAERIAFRDERLAERARRDPLRASRDADARGSQISGVAAETGLAAVAESAASYETALRPYVGPTVAGARVAARPPADGRLLDTRSLDTGSDARIYERPGAGRTYHLLPASWRLDADARATLAAAYRLLAAGGVDGEDRAPGRAVRRVADEGTPVTELTEILEKHTRGFGAVSDLLSDPAVSDVFATAPVDDNPVRVLFDGDRLPTNVRLTEQDAAALASRFRRASGRAFSRASPTLAASAEIGDDRTVRVAGVTDPVSDGDAFVFRDQGDEPLTIPALVANGTLPPDAAALLSVAVERSCAGLIAGTRGAGKTTLLGALLWELSPATRTVVIEDTPELPVGALLDTDRDVQQLTTAVDADDGPGITPTAALRTALRLGEGALVLGEVRGEEAQVLYEAMRVGASGSAVLGTIHGDGGASVRERVVADLDVPESSFAVTDLVVTVAAYEGPEGRARRVERVEEVLDREDGVAFASLFELHDGILEPTGRIGRGESRLLDRLRRSGESYADIRKLLSDREAELERLVTESRTRPADVATAYGVRRRDERDALRENEHSDRAEVDGEAGK; encoded by the coding sequence ATGCGGAAGCTACTCGATCGTATCAGAGGTGGCGGCGACGACGGGTACTGTGGCTGTCGCCCGGCGTTCGACGGTGAGACGCTCAGGGTGGATGCCGGCGACTGCGCGGGCGCCGGTAAACTCGCCGAGAGCGAGAAGTGTCGGGCAACCGTCGTCGACGCGCTGACCGAGCGCGACGCCGAGCGCGTGGTGACGCGCACCGACGGCGTCGAACGCGCCTACGAGGACCGCGCTGCCGCCCTGCTGGTCGCCGCGGGCCGGTTCGCCGAGCGGATCGCGTTTCGCGACGAACGACTCGCCGAGCGTGCACGCCGCGATCCGCTGCGAGCCAGCCGCGACGCCGACGCCAGAGGATCGCAAATCAGCGGCGTCGCCGCCGAAACCGGGCTGGCCGCCGTCGCCGAGTCGGCGGCGAGCTACGAGACAGCGCTCCGGCCCTACGTCGGGCCGACGGTCGCCGGCGCCCGGGTTGCGGCTAGACCGCCAGCCGACGGTCGACTACTCGACACGCGGTCGCTCGATACCGGCAGCGACGCCCGGATCTACGAGCGGCCGGGCGCCGGTCGAACCTACCACCTGTTGCCCGCGTCGTGGCGTCTCGATGCCGACGCGCGAGCGACGCTCGCCGCGGCCTATCGACTGCTCGCAGCGGGCGGCGTCGACGGCGAGGATCGGGCGCCCGGCCGTGCCGTCCGGCGCGTCGCCGACGAGGGGACTCCTGTCACCGAACTGACCGAGATCCTCGAAAAGCACACGCGCGGGTTCGGCGCCGTCTCCGATCTCCTCTCTGACCCCGCCGTCTCGGACGTGTTCGCCACCGCGCCGGTCGATGACAACCCGGTGCGCGTGCTGTTCGACGGCGACCGGCTCCCGACGAACGTTCGGCTCACCGAGCAGGACGCCGCGGCGCTTGCCTCCCGGTTCCGCCGCGCGAGCGGCCGGGCGTTCTCGCGTGCCAGCCCGACGCTGGCCGCCTCTGCCGAGATCGGAGACGACCGGACGGTCCGCGTCGCGGGCGTCACCGATCCCGTCAGCGACGGCGACGCCTTCGTCTTCCGCGATCAGGGCGACGAGCCGCTGACGATCCCCGCGCTCGTGGCCAACGGAACGCTCCCGCCCGACGCCGCCGCGTTGCTCTCGGTCGCCGTCGAACGATCCTGCGCCGGGCTGATCGCCGGCACCCGCGGCGCCGGCAAGACGACGCTGCTCGGCGCCCTGCTGTGGGAACTGTCGCCCGCGACGCGGACGGTCGTCATCGAAGACACGCCCGAGCTGCCCGTCGGCGCCCTCCTGGACACAGATCGAGACGTACAGCAGCTAACGACCGCGGTCGACGCCGACGACGGGCCGGGCATCACGCCGACCGCGGCGCTCAGGACGGCGCTCCGCCTCGGCGAGGGCGCGCTCGTACTGGGCGAAGTCCGCGGCGAGGAGGCCCAAGTGCTCTACGAGGCGATGCGCGTCGGCGCCAGCGGCAGTGCCGTCCTCGGAACGATCCACGGCGACGGCGGCGCGTCGGTCCGCGAGCGCGTCGTCGCCGACCTCGACGTGCCCGAGTCCTCCTTCGCGGTGACGGACCTCGTCGTTACGGTCGCGGCCTACGAGGGCCCCGAGGGGCGCGCACGCCGTGTCGAGCGCGTCGAGGAAGTGCTCGACCGGGAGGACGGCGTCGCGTTCGCGTCGCTGTTCGAACTGCACGACGGCATCCTCGAACCGACCGGGCGCATCGGGCGCGGCGAGAGCCGGCTGCTCGACCGGCTCCGGCGCTCAGGGGAGTCCTACGCCGATATCCGCAAACTGCTGTCGGACCGCGAAGCCGAACTGGAGCGTCTGGTGACGGAGAGTAGAACTCGACCGGCCGACGTGGCGACCGCTTACGGTGTGCGCCGGCGGGATGAACGCGACGCCCTCAGAGAGAACGAGCACAGCGACCGGGCCGAGGTCGACGGCGAGGCCGGCAAGTGA
- a CDS encoding DUF7286 family protein — protein MKWRETDAGPRVRLAEDDRARVPFALLGVLLLVGSVTWTVALSARGPPQVDADAGPAIDRAESVVRTELRQAVERAGANAASAPVVERANNTFGQVLDAETPYRDAFRIRIYQQAVAALADTEASVGGVRVDADLQPITNASTMRDALDRVRLVDRGVGVVGVEVENVSLEATVRGRTIERTERSVTVSVATPALALHERATRFETQLDRGALAGPGFGRRLAARLYAITWARGYAQYGGAPIENVLANRHVELSANSALLQTQRAAIGTSDPAGRAAMGRAAARVGTTDLLAGAGYDGERWLDAVLGDQTVPVDGGGQIAEPAAEAGQPAAGRSETTVGVNRSAVVALDALSTGRDGDSLDEIVDDLYEANVERVVDVERTDSNESVAPARPGPDWWETDESVTKTITEVSANDRPTPSGPYGWDEYAAHARTVTREHVATTRWIARNGSTRTTSANWTTTHHVGIAVVGNPARSARVPEHRIERLYEPGGPAESRNLDGVPEEAVDRLLDAAGGPDAAARAAVRGDLDDRKITVGRPPAPTVRDWIYRDLVELRETARDISVTVDRGRLATGVNPAAELEAKLRARRNAETDRYQSYESVADKARAAARVAYLNRLVDDLDAAAEDVEATQNGVESSLDGAGAAPIGNLDSLLSLRNDVQAAEPRSTAAAPPADSIRLSVDGTPAYLTLASITNSDLSTLPANATYHPLVAETANLFADPANPVPAAVTDSALGDVETVGLRRSARALAAADGVASLSGSDGAGASRRQLREELVSSNRVLRGKALGVLGEQTSLPYHYRTAIIDGALNEWDSPSARAIALVDGSAAAAVARVAAKRDDTPSTPAFRDRLRSRLLVTLSDAASGETVRLPDSAVGTVVEETRRQAKVMAQDAVKRQQQRLRTKLATNASKMPAGFPVTPVPGYWYATANVWTVELAGKYATFRIDARQGTPVAGGAVGGTTSYVRDGDSVKLDLTGDGIPETIGRSTRVAFRADTTVLVVVPAGKSGVGDVGGSPTERSGGWPDPGFVDGAPDDAAMPAPETPSGNA, from the coding sequence ATGAAGTGGCGCGAGACGGACGCCGGCCCCCGGGTTCGGCTGGCCGAGGACGATCGCGCTCGCGTGCCCTTCGCGCTGCTCGGCGTGCTCTTGCTCGTCGGCAGCGTCACGTGGACGGTCGCGCTCTCGGCCCGCGGCCCGCCGCAGGTCGACGCCGACGCCGGGCCCGCAATCGACCGAGCCGAGAGCGTCGTCCGCACCGAGCTCCGGCAGGCCGTCGAGCGTGCCGGAGCGAACGCCGCCAGCGCCCCCGTCGTCGAGCGCGCGAACAATACGTTTGGACAAGTGCTCGACGCCGAGACCCCGTACCGCGACGCGTTCCGGATCAGAATCTACCAGCAGGCGGTCGCCGCGCTCGCCGACACCGAGGCGTCGGTCGGCGGCGTCCGGGTCGACGCCGACCTGCAGCCGATCACGAACGCCTCGACGATGCGTGACGCCCTCGACCGGGTCCGCCTCGTCGACCGCGGCGTCGGCGTCGTCGGCGTCGAAGTCGAGAACGTCTCGCTCGAAGCGACCGTGCGCGGCCGGACGATCGAGCGCACCGAGCGATCGGTAACCGTCTCGGTGGCGACGCCGGCGCTGGCGCTCCACGAGCGCGCCACCCGATTCGAGACGCAACTCGATCGGGGCGCGCTCGCCGGCCCCGGCTTCGGCCGGCGCCTCGCCGCGCGGCTGTACGCGATCACGTGGGCGCGCGGCTACGCCCAGTACGGCGGCGCACCGATCGAGAACGTCCTTGCGAACCGCCACGTCGAACTCAGCGCGAACTCCGCGCTGCTCCAGACCCAGCGGGCCGCGATCGGGACCAGCGACCCCGCCGGCCGTGCTGCGATGGGTCGGGCGGCAGCGCGAGTGGGAACGACCGACTTGCTGGCCGGGGCGGGCTACGACGGCGAGCGGTGGCTCGACGCCGTCCTCGGGGACCAGACCGTACCGGTCGACGGCGGCGGCCAGATTGCCGAGCCAGCCGCTGAGGCCGGCCAGCCCGCAGCCGGGCGATCCGAAACGACCGTCGGCGTCAACCGCTCTGCGGTCGTCGCACTGGACGCTCTCTCGACCGGGCGCGATGGCGATTCGCTGGACGAAATCGTCGACGACCTGTACGAGGCCAACGTCGAGCGCGTCGTCGATGTCGAACGCACCGACAGCAACGAATCGGTCGCTCCGGCCCGGCCGGGCCCGGACTGGTGGGAGACCGACGAATCGGTCACGAAGACGATTACTGAGGTCTCAGCGAACGACAGGCCGACGCCGAGCGGCCCCTACGGCTGGGACGAGTACGCCGCCCACGCCCGAACCGTCACACGCGAGCACGTCGCAACGACGCGCTGGATCGCCCGAAACGGATCGACGCGAACGACGAGCGCGAACTGGACGACGACACACCACGTCGGCATCGCGGTGGTCGGCAACCCCGCCCGGAGCGCTCGCGTGCCCGAGCACCGCATCGAGCGACTCTACGAACCCGGCGGCCCGGCGGAAAGCCGAAACCTCGACGGCGTCCCTGAGGAGGCCGTCGATCGGCTGCTCGACGCTGCCGGCGGGCCTGACGCCGCAGCGCGGGCAGCCGTTCGTGGCGATCTTGACGACCGCAAGATCACCGTCGGTCGACCGCCAGCACCGACAGTTCGGGACTGGATCTATCGCGACCTCGTCGAACTCAGGGAGACGGCCCGTGACATCAGCGTGACCGTCGACCGGGGCCGTCTCGCAACGGGCGTGAATCCGGCCGCCGAACTGGAAGCGAAACTGCGGGCGCGTCGTAACGCCGAAACCGATCGGTATCAGTCCTACGAGAGCGTCGCCGACAAGGCCCGCGCTGCGGCGCGGGTGGCGTACCTCAACCGACTCGTCGACGACCTCGATGCGGCCGCCGAAGATGTCGAAGCGACTCAAAACGGCGTCGAGAGTTCGCTGGACGGCGCGGGCGCCGCGCCGATCGGGAACCTCGACTCGCTGCTCTCGCTCCGAAACGACGTGCAAGCGGCCGAGCCACGGTCGACGGCCGCGGCGCCACCCGCCGACTCGATCAGACTGAGCGTCGACGGAACGCCGGCGTACCTGACGCTCGCGTCGATCACCAACTCCGATCTCTCGACGCTGCCCGCAAACGCCACGTACCACCCGTTGGTCGCCGAGACAGCGAACCTGTTTGCGGACCCGGCGAACCCGGTGCCGGCCGCGGTCACCGACAGCGCGCTCGGCGACGTCGAGACGGTCGGGCTCCGGCGCAGCGCTCGGGCGCTTGCCGCGGCCGACGGCGTCGCGTCGCTGTCGGGAAGCGACGGCGCCGGGGCGAGCCGGCGACAGTTGCGCGAGGAGCTCGTTAGCTCGAACCGGGTTCTCCGCGGCAAAGCGCTGGGCGTACTCGGGGAGCAGACTTCGCTTCCCTACCACTATCGAACCGCAATTATCGATGGTGCGCTGAACGAGTGGGACTCACCGAGCGCCCGCGCGATCGCGCTGGTCGACGGCTCGGCGGCCGCGGCAGTAGCCCGGGTTGCCGCCAAGCGCGACGATACGCCCTCGACGCCGGCGTTCCGAGATCGACTGCGATCGCGACTGCTCGTCACGCTCTCGGACGCGGCGTCCGGCGAGACGGTGCGACTTCCCGACAGCGCCGTCGGAACAGTCGTCGAAGAGACGCGTCGACAAGCGAAAGTGATGGCACAGGACGCCGTCAAGCGACAGCAACAGCGCCTCCGAACGAAGCTTGCGACGAACGCCTCGAAGATGCCGGCCGGCTTCCCGGTGACGCCGGTGCCGGGCTACTGGTACGCGACGGCGAACGTCTGGACGGTCGAACTGGCCGGTAAGTACGCGACCTTCCGGATCGACGCCCGGCAGGGCACGCCGGTAGCGGGCGGTGCCGTCGGCGGAACGACATCGTACGTCCGGGACGGCGATTCGGTAAAGCTCGACCTGACGGGCGACGGCATCCCCGAGACGATCGGTCGGTCGACGCGAGTCGCGTTCCGGGCGGACACGACCGTGTTGGTCGTCGTTCCGGCCGGAAAAAGCGGCGTCGGCGACGTCGGCGGCAGCCCGACCGAGCGCTCGGGCGGCTGGCCGGATCCCGGCTTCGTCGACGGTGCGCCCGACGACGCTGCCATGCCGGCGCCCGAGACGCCGAGTGGTAACGCCTAA
- a CDS encoding DUF7284 family protein — protein sequence MSPDRGVSTVLDVVACLLLVTAAVGVHVAAPSSGQQIRGERTAASVADVLTTSTAAVDYSVQPSVTSEAAPTYPEASETAYRRSAHGTLGELLAAAAVAETRVDGHRVVPHDEFPERVVAATSEQLAVVDAGVRVVARWEPFPESSVNGTVAVGPRPPPDADVTAATTAVSVTTGCTNEAADLAARKNGFDRLPGLFADCVVQTLFPPADTRVALRGQPPASTLAVHRYRLAADAFNASITSTPSPEEVSAVNTRLQNRLSTALEADVRKHYDDPIAAAGAASPGRVTITVRTWDR from the coding sequence GTGAGCCCCGACCGCGGCGTCAGCACGGTGCTTGACGTGGTGGCCTGCCTGTTGCTCGTGACCGCCGCCGTCGGCGTCCACGTCGCGGCGCCATCGAGCGGCCAGCAGATCCGCGGTGAGCGGACGGCGGCGTCGGTCGCGGACGTGCTGACGACCAGCACCGCGGCCGTCGACTACTCGGTACAACCCTCGGTGACGAGCGAGGCCGCACCGACCTACCCGGAGGCGTCCGAGACGGCCTACCGCCGTTCGGCTCACGGGACGCTCGGCGAGTTGCTCGCCGCGGCGGCGGTCGCTGAGACGCGCGTCGACGGACACCGCGTCGTGCCACACGACGAGTTTCCCGAGCGGGTCGTGGCGGCGACGAGCGAGCAGCTGGCTGTCGTCGACGCCGGCGTTCGCGTCGTTGCGCGCTGGGAACCGTTCCCCGAGTCGTCGGTCAACGGGACCGTAGCCGTGGGACCGCGACCGCCGCCGGACGCCGATGTCACCGCGGCGACGACGGCCGTGTCGGTGACGACGGGGTGTACGAACGAGGCGGCCGATCTCGCTGCCCGCAAGAACGGGTTCGACAGGCTGCCGGGACTGTTCGCGGACTGTGTCGTTCAGACGCTGTTCCCGCCGGCCGACACGCGCGTCGCGCTTCGCGGCCAGCCGCCCGCATCGACGCTCGCGGTCCACCGGTATCGGCTGGCCGCCGACGCGTTCAACGCGTCGATCACGTCGACGCCGTCGCCCGAGGAGGTCAGTGCGGTCAACACCCGCCTACAGAACCGACTCTCGACCGCGCTCGAAGCCGACGTTCGGAAGCACTACGACGATCCAATCGCGGCGGCCGGCGCGGCGTCGCCCGGCCGCGTGACGATCACCGTACGGACGTGGGACCGATGA
- a CDS encoding DUF7285 family protein yields MPDTRGAVMPIPALLAAAVVCLAVSLYATTLLDRSPGPERSIVEPATSDALERASDGGVVVPDRLDASVATVPGGYEANVSLRVGGRRWSAGPTPPVETDPAARDARTASRLVSVRVGSGRIRTGTFETVIWS; encoded by the coding sequence ATGCCGGATACGCGCGGTGCCGTCATGCCGATCCCCGCGTTGCTCGCCGCCGCCGTAGTCTGTCTGGCGGTGTCGCTGTACGCGACGACGCTGCTGGACCGCTCTCCCGGCCCGGAGCGCAGCATCGTCGAGCCGGCGACGAGCGACGCCCTCGAACGAGCCAGCGACGGCGGCGTCGTCGTTCCGGACCGACTCGACGCGAGCGTCGCCACCGTCCCGGGCGGCTACGAGGCGAACGTCTCGCTCCGCGTCGGTGGGCGCCGCTGGAGCGCCGGGCCGACGCCGCCCGTCGAGACGGATCCGGCTGCCCGCGACGCGAGGACGGCGTCGCGGCTGGTCTCGGTGCGCGTCGGATCGGGGCGGATCCGGACCGGCACGTTCGAGACGGTGATCTGGTCGTGA
- a CDS encoding DUF7283 family protein — protein MFDSPADAWYVWIGLSLLGASLVGIVAQLPDGPPPDAAGPANAVDAVAGSRHTGTGTYPLSADAVRIESDRIGVRSGDEAAFETLAYGPVTPVREGTMLWELLRGARPDHVFESPEAFDEALDRARARDPSWRVSPDRLSVRTVSWDDIDATLVGA, from the coding sequence ATGTTCGACTCGCCAGCCGACGCGTGGTACGTCTGGATCGGGCTCTCCCTACTCGGGGCGTCGCTCGTCGGAATCGTCGCACAACTGCCCGACGGACCGCCGCCGGACGCCGCGGGCCCGGCCAACGCCGTCGACGCCGTCGCGGGAAGCCGCCACACCGGAACCGGAACCTATCCGCTCTCGGCCGATGCGGTCCGGATCGAATCCGACCGTATCGGCGTCCGATCCGGTGACGAAGCGGCTTTCGAGACGCTGGCCTACGGCCCCGTCACGCCGGTTCGTGAGGGAACTATGCTCTGGGAACTGCTCCGTGGCGCCCGGCCGGATCACGTCTTCGAGTCGCCCGAAGCGTTCGACGAGGCGCTGGATCGGGCCCGAGCACGCGATCCGTCGTGGCGCGTCTCGCCCGATCGCCTTTCGGTGCGGACGGTGAGCTGGGACGACATCGACGCGACGCTGGTGGGTGCCTGA